One Theropithecus gelada isolate Dixy chromosome 17, Tgel_1.0, whole genome shotgun sequence genomic region harbors:
- the LAMP1 gene encoding lysosome-associated membrane glycoprotein 1 isoform X2 codes for MAAPGSSRRSLLLLLLLLLGLTHCASAAMFMVKNGNGTACIMANFSAAFSVNYDTKSGPKNMTFDLPSDAKVVLNSSSCGKENTSDPSLVIAFGRGQTLTLNFTRNATRYSVQLMSFVYNLSDTHLFPNASSKETRCEQDRPSPTTAPPAPPSPSPSPVPESPSVDKYNVSGTNGTCLLASMGLQLNLTYERKDNTTVTRLLNINPNKTLASGSCGAHLVTLELHSEGSTVLLFQFGMNASSSRFFLQGIQLNTTLPDARDPAFKAANSSLSALQATVGNSYKCNAEEHVRVTKAFSVNIFKVWVQAFKVEGGQFGSVEECLLDENNMLIPIAVGGALAGLVLIVLIAYLVGRKRSHAGYQTI; via the exons GCCTCACGCATTGTGCATCAGCAGCAATGTTTATGGTGAAAAATGGCAACGGGACCGCTTGCATAATGGCCAACTTCTCTGCTGCCTTCTCAGTGAACTACGACACCAAGAGTGGCCCTAAG AACATGACCTTTGACCTGCCATCAGATGCCAAAGTAGTGCTCAACAGCAGCTCCTGTGGCAAAGAGAACACTTCTGACCCCAGTCTCGTGATCGCTTTTGGAAGAGGACAGACACTAACCCTCAATTTCACAAGAAATGCAACTCGTTACAGCGTCCAGCTCATGAGTTTTGTTTATAACTTGTCAGACACACACCTTTTCCCCAATGCAAGCTCCAAAG AGACGCGCTGTGAACAAGACAGGCCTTCCCCAACCACAGCGCCGCCTGCACCACCCAGCCCCTCGCCCTCACCCGTGCCCGAGAGCCCCTCTGTGGACAAGTACAACGTGAGCGGCACCAACGGGACCTGCCTGCTGGCCAGCATGGGGCTGCAGCTGAACCTCACCTATGAGAGGAAGGACAACACG ACGGTGACAAGGCTTCTCAACATCAACCCCAACAAGACCTTGGCCAGCGGGAGCTGCGGCGCCCACCTGGTGACTCTGGAGCTGCACAGCGAGGGCAGCACCGTCCTGCTCTTCCAGTTCGGGATG aatgcaAGTTCTAGCCGGTTTTTCCTACAAGGAATCCAGTTGAATACAACTCTTCCTGACGCCAGAG ACCCTGCCTTTAAAGCTGCCAACAGCTCCCTGAGCGCCCTGCAGGCCACCGTCGGCAACTCCTACAAGTGCAACGCCGAGGAGCACGTCCGCGTCACGAAGGCCTTTTCAGTCAACATATTCAAAGTGTGGGTCCAGGCTTTCAAGGTGGAAGGTGGCCAGTTTGGCTCTG TGGAGGAGTGTCTGCTGGACGAGAACAACATGCTGATCCCCATCGCTGTGGGCGGCGCCCTGGCGGGGCTGGTCCTCATCGTCCTCATCGCCTACCTCGTCGGCAGGAAGAGGAGTCACGCCGGCTACCAGACGATCTAG
- the LAMP1 gene encoding lysosome-associated membrane glycoprotein 1 isoform X1: MAAPGSSRRSLLLLLLLLLGLTHCASAAMFMVKNGNGTACIMANFSAAFSVNYDTKSGPKNMTFDLPSDAKVVLNSSSCGKENTSDPSLVIAFGRGQTLTLNFTRNATRYSVQLMSFVYNLSDTHLFPNASSKEIKTVESITDIRADIDKKYRCVSGTQVHMNNVTVTLHDATIQAYLSNSSFSREETRCEQDRPSPTTAPPAPPSPSPSPVPESPSVDKYNVSGTNGTCLLASMGLQLNLTYERKDNTTVTRLLNINPNKTLASGSCGAHLVTLELHSEGSTVLLFQFGMNASSSRFFLQGIQLNTTLPDARDPAFKAANSSLSALQATVGNSYKCNAEEHVRVTKAFSVNIFKVWVQAFKVEGGQFGSVEECLLDENNMLIPIAVGGALAGLVLIVLIAYLVGRKRSHAGYQTI; the protein is encoded by the exons GCCTCACGCATTGTGCATCAGCAGCAATGTTTATGGTGAAAAATGGCAACGGGACCGCTTGCATAATGGCCAACTTCTCTGCTGCCTTCTCAGTGAACTACGACACCAAGAGTGGCCCTAAG AACATGACCTTTGACCTGCCATCAGATGCCAAAGTAGTGCTCAACAGCAGCTCCTGTGGCAAAGAGAACACTTCTGACCCCAGTCTCGTGATCGCTTTTGGAAGAGGACAGACACTAACCCTCAATTTCACAAGAAATGCAACTCGTTACAGCGTCCAGCTCATGAGTTTTGTTTATAACTTGTCAGACACACACCTTTTCCCCAATGCAAGCTCCAAAG aaATCAAGACTGTGGAATCTATAACTGACATCAGGGCAGATATAGATAAAAAATACAGATGTGTTAGTGGCACCCAGGTCCACATGAACAACGTGACCGTCACGCTCCACGATGCCACCATCCAGGCGTACCTTTCCAACAGCAGCTTCAGCAGGGAAG AGACGCGCTGTGAACAAGACAGGCCTTCCCCAACCACAGCGCCGCCTGCACCACCCAGCCCCTCGCCCTCACCCGTGCCCGAGAGCCCCTCTGTGGACAAGTACAACGTGAGCGGCACCAACGGGACCTGCCTGCTGGCCAGCATGGGGCTGCAGCTGAACCTCACCTATGAGAGGAAGGACAACACG ACGGTGACAAGGCTTCTCAACATCAACCCCAACAAGACCTTGGCCAGCGGGAGCTGCGGCGCCCACCTGGTGACTCTGGAGCTGCACAGCGAGGGCAGCACCGTCCTGCTCTTCCAGTTCGGGATG aatgcaAGTTCTAGCCGGTTTTTCCTACAAGGAATCCAGTTGAATACAACTCTTCCTGACGCCAGAG ACCCTGCCTTTAAAGCTGCCAACAGCTCCCTGAGCGCCCTGCAGGCCACCGTCGGCAACTCCTACAAGTGCAACGCCGAGGAGCACGTCCGCGTCACGAAGGCCTTTTCAGTCAACATATTCAAAGTGTGGGTCCAGGCTTTCAAGGTGGAAGGTGGCCAGTTTGGCTCTG TGGAGGAGTGTCTGCTGGACGAGAACAACATGCTGATCCCCATCGCTGTGGGCGGCGCCCTGGCGGGGCTGGTCCTCATCGTCCTCATCGCCTACCTCGTCGGCAGGAAGAGGAGTCACGCCGGCTACCAGACGATCTAG